AGAAGAATAAGTTATATTGTCTCAATAAAAGTTGATGGTTCTTTAACCACTGATGAAGCAGAGATCAAAGAAGGTATTGTTAATTaaatccaaaatatttttcaGTCTCAATGTCAGAGGAATGTTTCTATGGAAGGAAGGAATTTTACTAAGATTTCTGTGGAGATGGATGAAGTACTTCAGAGAGATTTTCAAGAAGATGAGTGTCTTGCAGCTTTCAAAATGTTGGGCCAATGAAAAGCTCCAGGGCCAGATGGTTTTCCCATTAAATTGTACTTACTTTGATGGGATTTTATTAAAGAAGATTTTCTCAACATTATGTCTGAGTTGCAGAATAGAGGCTTCTTGGATTGGAGATTGAAGAACACCTTTATTGCTTTAATTCCTAAAAAGGATACCATTGAAGAAATTAAAGACTTGAGACCCATAAGCTTAATTCATGGTGTGTACAAGATTATGTCTAAAGTTCTTTCCGAGAGATTTAAACTCCCTCTTCCTCGTATTATCCCTCAACAACAATCTGCTTTTGTAAAAAAGAGGCAAATTTTGGATGGAGTGCTAATTGCAAATGAGTTAATAGACTCAAGGTTGAGAAGTGGAAAGTCAGGTATTTtatgcaaaattgattttgaaaaatcCTTTGATCATGTGAATTGGGATTTCCTTGAAGAAATTTTCATACTCATGGGGTTTGGAGATAAATGGAGGAGATGGATAAGATGTTGTGTGGAATATGTTAAATTTTCAGTTCTTATTAATGGCAGTGCAACTGGATTCTTTATTAGCAAGAAAGGTATCAGACAAGGTGATCCCATATCACATTTTTTATTCTTGCTGGTTGGTGAGGCTTTAACTTTTATGAtcaaaaaagctcaagaagaaggTATTATTTCTGGATTTCAAATAAAGAATGATGGTATGCTTATTAGTCATCTTCAATTTGCTGATGACACTCTCATCTTTTTAGATGCTGATGTTGAGCAGGTAAAAAGCTTAAGATTAATTCTTATTTCTTTTGAAATGCTAACGGGGTTAAAAATCAACTTTGCAAAGAGTCAAATCTATGGAGTAGGCTATGAAGGTGATAtgtctatttttttcttctattctgGGTTGCTATAGTAGTTCTCTCTCCCACCACTTATCTTGGTTTACCTTTAGGAGACAGATGTGGTGGTGTTTCTAAGTGGGATAAGATCATTGAGAAATTTATTCTTAAGCTTGCGGGTTGGAAAAAACCTCTCTTTCAAGAGATGGTAAGAAAACACTTGTTAATAGTGTTTTAGCAAGTCTTCCTgtttattatatgtctttatttgAAATGCCAATCTCTGTTGCTAAGAAGATTGAaaagataatgaaggattttCTCTGGCATGACAATAAGGGTACAAGGAAATTGCATTTAGTAAAATGGTTAGCTCTaacaaggaagaaaaaggctGGTGGATTGGGCATTAAAATTCTTAAGAAGCTTAATCATGCTCTTCTCACAAAATGGTCTTGgaggtatgttgtagaagacaaTGCTTTATGGAGACAGATTGTTGAAGAAAAATATAACTCTGGAGATGTAGCTGGGGCTTCTAAAGTTCCTACTAGCACTTATGGGAAGTCAGTTTGGAGAGCAATAATGAAGTTTCATCCTAGTTTCTTGAAGCATATTAAAATCAAGGTTAACAATGGCATTCTTTGTAGGTTTTGGGATGATAATTGGCTTTATTAAAATCCAATTAAAATCTGGTGTTTTTAGAGCAAAGAATATGACAGCGGCTGAGGTGGGTACTTTGGTTGATAATGAAGTGGTTTGGAATCTGCACATCCCCAGAAGACTAACTGCTGCTGTTAGAGTGGAGCTGAGACTTTTAACTGCTGATTTGCATAATGTTAGATTCATCTATAATCAAGTTGATGAGTTGCAATGGTCCCTTACAAAGAATCATAAATTTTCAGTCAGTTCTGTTTATGAAATTCTGACAGAACAAGACACTTCTCTACCATCAGgtccaattttcaatttcatatgGAAGCTGAAATGTCCGCCAAAAATTGGGTTCTTTCTTTGGCTGCTTGCCTATAACAGGATGCCTACCATAGATTTACTCAGAAGAAGAAATATTGATGTGCCTGCAGACTTCCTTTTCTGCAATGAAACTGAATCTAGTTCTCATCTTCTGCTTCATTGCAGTTTTGCTAGACAAATCTGGAGTCATTTTATGAGACATATAAATTGGTTTTTCTCCATGCCTGCCGATATTGTGTCTATGCTTCATTTTTGGGTTTTAGTGCAGAGTAACAATGTTGTGAATGCAGTGTGGAACTTAATACCTGCTGCGATTATGTGGAGTATCTGGAAAGAGAGGAATGCTAGAGCATTCTCTGACAAAAGAAGCAATGCTAGATCTGTCAGCAACAAGGAAATTTATAATCT
This genomic stretch from Papaver somniferum cultivar HN1 chromosome 5, ASM357369v1, whole genome shotgun sequence harbors:
- the LOC113279473 gene encoding uncharacterized protein LOC113279473; the protein is MHQPLTSHAHFHLQLQLQSPPLTNSHLLKLDHQPAAHSHDSHHVTVVKAPPTPLQFNPSIQTGGEVTAGMNNLNRFISRHHLIDLPLVGATYTWTNNQIQSVRSRIDGILLSPEWEHVHPDVIQQDLARPCSDHNPISLNCQGLKHGNPPLRCEYFWFSHPNFLNLVKDLWLSFSVSGSAGFIFCKKLQMLKVKRREWSKLEYGEVDRRLEELEDLFMTLDAAEDTNNGITEARWEERTTAKQEYCKLTFINAEKLRSMTRVTHIKDYENNTKYFHRLANDRRRISYIVSIKVDGSLTTDEAEIKEDFLNIMSELQNRGFLDWRLKNTFIALIPKKDTIEEIKDLRPISLIHGVYKIMSKVLSERFKLPLPRIIPQQQSAFVKKRQILDGVLIANELIDSRLRSGKSGILCKIDFEKSFDHVNWDFLEEIFILMGFGDKWRRWIRCCVEYVKFSVLINGSATGFFISKKGIRQGDPISHFLFLLVGEALTFMIKKAQEEGIISGFQIKNDGMLISHLQFADDTLIFLDADVEQVKSLRLILISFEMLTGLKINFAKSQIYGVGYEVVLSPTTYLGLPLGDRCGGVSKWDKIIEKFILKLAGWKKPLFQEMIEKIMKDFLWHDNKGTRKLHLVKWLALTRKKKAGGLGIKILKKLNHALLTKWSWRYVVEDNALWRQIVEEKYNSGDVAGASKVPTSTYGKAKNMTAAEVGTLVDNEVVWNLHIPRRLTAAVRVELRLLTADLHNVRFIYNQVDELQWSLTKNHKFSVSSVYEILTEQDTSLPSGPIFNFIWKLKCPPKIGFFLWLLAYNRMPTIDLLRRRNIDVPADFLFCNETESSSHLLLHCSFARQIWSHFMRHINWFFSMPADIVSMLHFWVLVQSNNVVNAVWNLIPAAIMWSIWKERNARAFSDKRSNARSVSNKEIYNLFSWSLDLKDFENVGSAEVMKNWYNIYFNSS